The window aaaacccaagcaaacataACCTCCCCTCTCCCAAAGGGCaccaaacaaaactcaaaaccTTTAACTTAcctttaacttttcattttggaTAGTGCTGTCCTTTGGGCAGCCATGCAAATGCTCCAAGTGCTGTTTGAGACACTAGGGAGAATGCTTGACTTGTCCTAATCTTTAGCCAATAATTGGTTCAAGGttctattttaaatagcttttagcATATTGCTAAAATTAATGCATATATATACTGTTTCATATCCCAATTAGCAGTATAAAAACTAGATACACTGATGAAAGTACTTTTTAAAGGTGGGTGATTGATAATATTACTATGGTTAGCTGATAGCGTATTGTTGCCAAAACTCTAGTTGTGCCTCTGACAATTTGTAGTGTACAGAGCTCAACTTAATTGGGAAGACTACAGTGAAAGCTCAGAGAAGAGAAGGGCCAGGCAAAACAGTACTTACTGTCTTGAAGGGCCTCGCGCTGCCACAGTTGAAGTGAAGTGCAGCTCTACCACAAATAcgtgattgtgtgtgtgtgtctctgtcgTCATAACTGTGAAATCTTTGCATGACACACAGAAAATGGAGAGGGACAAGTTATCTGATTGTTATAGGGAATGACGATAGTTATTGAACCTGCCAACCAGGCACACTGGTGATATTTGAAGTGTAGTCACTCATGTATAAGAATGACCTGGGGAAAAATGGATTAACTTCTGGTGGCTAACTCTTGTCAGCAGTGGACCTCACAAGCTTGCAAGCCAGACTTCTTGTGGAAtctgttttttcagctgtttaACTTTATATTGAGAAGTCAATACGGTATACAATtcgatatattaaaaaaatggcGATGAGTTGAAATAATGAggttatatatatgtacacacacatatatatatatatatgtaactgaCACACTTgaaagttgtttttgttttagttttgcaCTTAGGTAGTAAACTTACCAGTCCTTTGAACTTAGGCACAAATAATACTGAGTCTGCAGAGGTTTTTGAGTAATGGTTGCTTCCTAAAACAACCTGTTCAATcaatagtttggggtttttttaatttagcatatGTCTGGACTGTCCAGTGTGGCAGTTAGGTGGGCTAAACAATGGGGAAAATGGCTTTACTCTTTCTAACATTGAGTACTTTGCTACTCCTGTCCTCCAAGCCGATAGAACAGTGAATTCTCATAGAGAAGAGTGGAGTGAGCTCTTATACAAGCTTCCGTTCAGAAAAGGTGTACCTTTAGTCTCATTTCAGCAGGTCACCTGCTCTTCATACCTCAAATCCCAGGTAGATGGCTTCTAGCTGCCTCTTTTAAAAGTAACACTTTCTTCCACCAATTCAGTGTTAATTTGCAATTATTTCTACCTTTAGAATAGAGAACTGTATCTAGTTACTGTCCACTGTTTTTTCACTAATTTCCACTGTTTCTGAATCATTCAAATTCTTGACTGATGGATTCTCCTGTCACCTAGATATTGTCAAAATTGCTTATTCCGGAAGGTAAGGAAATGCTTGAGCACAATACAAAAGGATAACtagctgtaaaacaaaaagctaaatgTGACGGATGGTGTCTGCCATTCTTGCTTCTTTGTGGGGAAGTTTGATTGTTTCCTAGTCCCATTAGTTGAAGAACCCATTTAATACCCAGTCTTGTAGAAGATTCTCTACATTTTTAAGTCACCCATGAAATGAGATTAAGTCTAGTGTTGAAGTAGAGATGAAATGTGTCCTGTGAGGCCTTCTTCCCGAGCTATAGCTTGGTACCGTGGTCTGTAATTTGGGGGTTACTTACTGACTTAACCCTTCCATTTTATAGTAAAAGGTCTTGTTTGCTTAGTAGCCACCCTGTAAGATTTCTCAGTATCAGAAATTACTGATCTGGACTGTATGTGAAGCAGTATTTCCAGTACTATATTACTACAGTGTTTAATACTAGTTACATTATGTAGCAAATGAgcaccaataaaaaaaataaatctaagctCCATGAAGCTCACAAATCCCATTatgtactttttaataaaatcctcAGGGCAGTATTGGAGCAACCTACCTAATGATCCACCTTCCTGACTCTACCTAACTTAAAGCCTGGAATATAAAAAGTGATTTAAATGCCATAGCATATTTGAAATCAAGCTGTCCTTCCATGGAATACTCATTGCCTGAGGAAAATGTCACAGGGCTGCCTTCTCTTCTCAACAGGAGGTATGTTAAACTTGCAACAGAAAATGTTGTTACAAGTGTAGATGTAGATAATGAAAACCTATTTGTGAAGCCTAACCTCTTATTCTTTACTCTGGAATTTTCACCTgtagaaaagagaaaagggattaTTCTCAGTCTGTACCTATTTGAGGGGATCTGTTGGAATAACATGGTATACTGAGTGTAAATTCTCTAGATTATCAGTTGACACAGAGGCTTTCTTTGTTGATGATTTTTCAGTGACATTGGTTCTAAAATAAACAATGTTTGTTCTCATCATACGCTTCCATCAAAATGGAAACTAAATTTAAATGGCCAATTTTGGGTTTTGACTTAATGACTAAATTTATAATTTGTATATGCAAGACTTGCTCAAGCAAGTGCGAGCTTCTTACTGATGATTATTCTGTTCCTGCATTGCTAGTGTGCAGTGCCATTGCTAGTGTCTAAACCAGATCAGCTCTACAGTCACTGCAACTGATTGCCCACACTTCCCCTTTAAAAGTAACTGTACCTATGATTATGTTCCGTTTCTTTAAAGGCCGCATACATTAGATACTTGTATTATTTACATCATTGAAATGTCCTGATAGTAGGCAGGTAGTGTCTTTGCGCCAGGTacctcctttctttccttgcatTAATATAGTTCCACAGAATGCTCCTTGCTTATCAGCAGCTAAGGAAATTGACTTGAAGAACTATGTAAAGATGTATAATCCTCTACATCTAActcttttcttttgcaggaagGGTTTCTCACCATGGCCATAACACAGTTTCGACTCTTTAAAATCTGTACTTGCCTGGCAGCAgtgctttctttcattaaaaagttaataTGCAGGTAAACATGTCTTATTTAATTTggttaccttttcttttttaattacagatgCTTGCACTTCTTTCCTTTTCGAAACACCCACCCAtcactttttccatttctgattttaCAATCAAGACATAAAAACTAAGGCAAATTCATTCTTTGATCTGCATATTCCTTCAGAGCTCAAAAGTTGTGAGTGTATATTGTGATATGATAGCTCTAATAAGGAGTGTTTTCTAAACAACTATGACAGACTTTTAAAATTGACTTTTAAAACTATCTTGTGTCAAACTTTAAGAGAAATTGTTCTCCGCATTTTCTAGAAGTACTTGACAAgtgatattttgttttttaagaagttcAGTTAACAGCAGCATCCACCCAGTCATCACTCAGTAGGCTTTCATTATAAATGTAAGTTACTCTTATCCTGCTTTGTCAAAGGAACAGTTGTCTGAGACTTCAGATTCTTCTGCCTATTGAAGAGTCTTTCAAAAGTTTTGGGAACAGTGATTAAAGTTCAAgggaactgctttttcttttttttttttaatgaacgtgactttttttttgcttactctTGTAAGTCATAGCCAGTGTTCTTCTGAGTTGTAGACCCATGAATGCAGCGGTGTAGTACCTAGAAGCATTCAAAAAACCCTCAAGAGTTAGGGCCGTATAACAGTCAAGTTCAATAGTACAGTAGCAGAGTACCTGAGGTAGATCTCAGCACTGTGCTGTCATGTGAACTACTGTTGCTTCTTGCCACTCTTGCAGAATGTTGTTCTACGTAAACAAATAACAGTCTGGAAAAATATATTCCTCTTTTGTGTATGATGACTGCTACTTTGCCAGTGAGGTTAAAGCATATGCAGAATATGTGGTAGACATAACTGTTTATTTTGCGTTCATCTACTTATTCCAAGAATAAGAGGAAGCTCTCAACTGGTTGGTAAATTCACTGCAGGTCTAGTGGAAGctttaaaaagatacattttaatgCGGCATACAACTATATAGATGTCAACCTCAGTTCTGTGATTTGAATCACAAATTAAATTAGGAATACCTGCTGTTCAAGTTCTAAAAGAAGTCAAAACACTGAATTGATGATAGCTTCTATGTTATGTGGACCCTTAATCTCTCCAAGTGTTAAGATAGCTTTTATAAGCAGGTAATTGTTTAGTAGGTGTAATGACAGTATTTTCCTCCGTTTTTCAACTTTTGAATGAACTAAATCCTTGAACAGCTGAGGAACTGCTTGGGAGCAAAAAGTAAGAGAACTCTTCTTCTGTGAATAACAATTAgttgaaagaataaaaacttaATCTTTCACAAAAGCAAGTCAGTGGATCAAATTAGTTCAATCCATTAACTACAGATGTTTCCCTTGTTTAATGTCAGCTGCAAAGCATAGCTTGATAAATTTTGTTTTGCATAAATTTTGTAATGCATCCCTGCATATGAGTATGCCTGATAAGTAGCAAATGTGATTTAattaaatgtgcattttaattCAATAGATATGAGCTAGTACTTATTTGGATTATATAgtttacattaatttttcatttaaacaacAACCTGTAGAGATCATGCATCTTTCTAGTCAGTGTAAAGCCTGCATTTAATACCAGTCATCTCTTTAGTTAAAACTCTTTTTGATAAACAACAGCCTGCTTGAATCCACTGTTTCCAGGAAATATAAGGTGTAAGTATAAAAAGAGATGAAATTTCATTGTGTTTAAAATCTTTAGTTATGTTCTCCATCTGAGAAATTTGGATGCTGCTAATTATTAAggagaaacaaacccaagaaTTCTTGAGGCATTTGGCATTCAGAGCGGTGATTAATATCTGTCTAATGATGGTTGTGAAGCAATCATTCCTATAAGCATCTTGTTCCCTTTGTAGAAGAAGAAGCGCAGATATGTAGCCTTCCTCAGTGCTGCCCTGTGTAGCATATTCTTTCCCACGTTGTATGATAGAAGCTGTTTCACATTTCCCCTCGTTAGCGTAACCATTTTGGCTAGATGAATGTTTGTTGTAAGCCACTTGCTGGAGTCTTCTAGATCATATAAATAGGGAAATATATCTAATTGCAGAAGTGATGGCTTAGAATAGTATTAAAGATATGTATGTTGTACAGGTCTGAAGGAGGATGTTTCCAAGCTTGGGTTTCCTTTAGAGACATCAACTAAATCCAGTCAGCCAAGAATCAGAAGCGTCTAATGTGTTTGAGGGAACCGTGTTTTCACTTTACCCCTAAACTATGTTGCTTTTCAGCTTAAAGGAATAGTTTCTAAAGGGGCTAGAGTTAATTATATAAAGGTTGAAAATTTGATGATAGCACCTGATCGTTCCTAAGGAAGAATCTATAGGGCTTAAAGTACGAAAAATATATCTAATCACTCACCAGTATGCAGCAGAGGTGGTATTACAAGCAATTGACCTATTCTGAGTTGATGGTAGAATGTTCTATAATAGTAAAACTAAGGGATACAAATTCCAAATTGTAGTTTCCCAGTTCTTATTCTCATCGGTAGTAATAAATGAAACTTAACTTTTCCAAGCTGCATAAGGTCAATTACATGACTGTCTTGCTGTAGGAGCTTACACTCCTTGGGAAAAACATGAATGTGAGCCTGAATTTCATTCTCTTGTGTTGAAAAGTGTTAAAATATAGTAAAtttcagctaaaaatattttaattattattgtgaTCTTTGAACGCTGTCATTAAGTAACTATCTAGGTGGTTTACTTGCAATGCATTAGTGCTTGCTTTCAGTTAAAATTATTTGGTGTGGTTGCTGAAATGCTTTCATTGAAACAGCATTCCTGAAGTAAGTAGAAGCATGTATTGAACAGAAGCTGTTGACTTGCAAAGTCTTATACTACCTCTGTTTAgactttgaggggaaaaagtgcTTTAGAGTGGCTTTCAAATCAAGCAGCTCAGAAAGCAATTAGTTAGACACAGCTTAACACCTAAGACAAGTAGAAGGATTTCACAGTTTACAGTAGAAATGCTGAACAAATGTAGATCGACAGCGTTTGCCTCATAAGCACTGACAATGTAAAATTCTGACTATATGCAAATAACTGAGTTAATTTGtccattttcatatttcttagaATTGCTTCTCCTCTATTTCCCCTGCAGTTTGAAAAGTAAATTGCACTTTGAAATTCTTATGAACACCACTTTAAATTAATGATGAAATTCCTTTGTTTAGGAGACCTTTAGTGACGGTAGTTAATACTAAGATAGGTTAAGGCCTGAATGTTTTAGCCATGACTATTTTCAGTAGTGCCGTTCTcagtcttcctttttgttttttttaaacttagtgcTCATGTTTTCAGAGCTTGGAGGAAtcctacatttttctttcaggtctGGAAGAGGGCGAAAATTAAGTGGAGACCAAATAACTTTGCCAACCACAGTGGATTATTCATCTGTTCCTAAACAGGTAATTGATTAAGTGGTAGGTGACTTAACAGATAATCACTTAAGAGAGTAATTATATCAGAGCTACAACAGGATTAGTATATATTTTAGAAAGATATAATATTATCATATATGCTATATAATATTAAGTATATATCTTAGCAAGATATAAAAAGACGAGTTCTTCTTGCACGTAGTATTAACTTGGGCCGTATACTTCTCTTCAGCCTGAAGTAGAAGACTGGTCTTCATGGGATGAAGATGCACCTACCAGTGTGAAGATTGAAGGTGGCAATGGCAATGTGGCTGCTCAGCAAAATCCTCTGGAACAAATGGAACCTGATTATTTCAAAGATATGACACCAACTATAAGAAAAACTCAAAAAGTAAGTATTGCACTTTCATTATACTTACAGTATACTTACAGAGGATTTTCCTTGCTTTAAAATATGCTATAAGTAAATTGGCAACTAA of the Larus michahellis chromosome 2, bLarMic1.1, whole genome shotgun sequence genome contains:
- the EBAG9 gene encoding receptor-binding cancer antigen expressed on SiSo cells isoform X1 — encoded protein: MAITQFRLFKICTCLAAVLSFIKKLICRSGRGRKLSGDQITLPTTVDYSSVPKQPEVEDWSSWDEDAPTSVKIEGGNGNVAAQQNPLEQMEPDYFKDMTPTIRKTQKIVIKKREPLNFGIPEGNTGFSSRLAATQDIPFIHQSPELGDLDTWQENTNAWEEEEDAAWQAEEVLRQQKIAEREKRAAEQQRKKMEKEAQRLMKKEQNKIGVKLS